The following proteins are co-located in the Desulfovibrio desulfuricans genome:
- the hemL gene encoding glutamate-1-semialdehyde 2,1-aminomutase — protein MDTTSRQLFEKACAVIPGGVNSPVRACHNVDSQPLFIAEAHGCRITDVDGHEYVDFVLSWGPMILGHDEPSVTRAVCEAAKRGTSYGAPCPAEVTLAEEVVAAMPSLEMVRMVNSGTEATMSALRLARAATKRDKVLKFVGCYHGHADPFLAAAGSGLATFSIPGTPGVPAAVVADTLLAPYNDLDAVKAIFEQHGASIAAIIVEPVAANMGLVLPKPGFLEGLRAVCDQYGSLLIFDEVITGFRAAFGGAQARFSIDPDLTTFGKIIGGGLPVGAFGGKRRYMELIAPRGGVYQAGTLSGNPLAMAAGIATLRYLKTADYAALEKRTHAFAMELRDILASKGVPIQMPTLASMFCPYFSEQEVTDFATATLCDQALFTTFYKQMRAHGIYLAPSGYETGMVSFVHTDEDFNKALDAARKVIF, from the coding sequence ATGGATACCACTTCTCGGCAGCTTTTTGAAAAGGCCTGCGCGGTTATTCCCGGCGGCGTCAACAGCCCTGTGCGCGCCTGCCACAACGTGGACAGCCAGCCCCTGTTCATAGCTGAAGCTCACGGCTGCCGGATTACCGATGTGGACGGCCACGAGTATGTCGACTTTGTACTCTCCTGGGGTCCCATGATCCTTGGGCATGACGAACCTTCCGTCACCCGGGCCGTGTGCGAGGCCGCCAAACGCGGCACCAGCTACGGCGCTCCATGCCCGGCAGAAGTAACCCTGGCCGAAGAAGTGGTTGCCGCCATGCCCAGCCTTGAAATGGTGCGCATGGTCAACTCCGGCACAGAGGCCACCATGAGCGCCCTGCGCCTGGCCCGCGCCGCCACCAAGAGGGACAAGGTGCTCAAGTTTGTGGGCTGCTACCACGGCCACGCCGACCCCTTCCTCGCCGCCGCCGGTTCGGGCCTTGCCACGTTCTCCATTCCCGGCACTCCCGGCGTGCCCGCAGCCGTTGTGGCCGACACCCTGCTTGCTCCTTACAACGACCTTGATGCCGTCAAGGCTATCTTTGAGCAGCATGGAGCGAGCATCGCCGCCATCATCGTGGAGCCTGTGGCCGCCAACATGGGCCTTGTGCTGCCCAAGCCCGGCTTTCTTGAAGGCCTGCGCGCCGTCTGCGACCAGTACGGCAGCCTGCTCATTTTTGACGAAGTCATCACCGGTTTTCGCGCGGCCTTTGGCGGCGCGCAGGCCCGCTTCAGCATAGATCCCGACCTCACCACCTTTGGCAAGATCATTGGCGGCGGTCTGCCCGTGGGTGCCTTTGGCGGCAAGCGCCGTTACATGGAACTCATCGCGCCCAGAGGCGGCGTATATCAGGCGGGCACGCTTTCGGGCAATCCGCTGGCAATGGCTGCCGGCATAGCCACCCTGCGCTACCTCAAAACCGCCGACTACGCGGCGCTTGAAAAGCGCACCCATGCCTTTGCCATGGAACTGCGCGACATTCTGGCATCCAAGGGCGTGCCGATTCAGATGCCCACCCTTGCTTCCATGTTCTGCCCCTATTTCAGCGAGCAGGAAGTCACGGATTTTGCCACCGCCACGCTGTGTGATCAGGCGCTTTTCACCACGTTCTACAAGCAGATGCGCGCTCACGGCATCTACCTTGCGCCTTCCGGCTACGAGACGGGCATGGTCTCCTTTGTCCACACGGACGAGGATTTCAACAAGGCTCTGGACGCTGCCCGCAAGGTCATTTTTTAA
- the ahbB gene encoding siroheme decarboxylase subunit beta produces the protein MSRQFTPAEQAVLRIVQDNLPDSLTPYADIAEKAGMTEAQVLELLGSLKESGAIRRFGASIKHQKTGWTHNAMVAWKIAPDLVEQCGTQASLHDHISHVYYRPSSAPDWPYELYTMIHGRSEAECLGVVEDLKRDTLLREHAVLRSLKELKKISMTYFA, from the coding sequence ATGAGCCGTCAGTTTACCCCCGCAGAGCAGGCAGTGCTGCGCATCGTGCAGGACAATCTGCCTGATTCGCTCACGCCTTACGCCGATATTGCCGAAAAGGCAGGAATGACAGAAGCCCAGGTGCTTGAGCTGCTTGGTTCGCTCAAGGAATCCGGGGCAATCCGCCGTTTTGGAGCCAGCATCAAACACCAGAAAACCGGCTGGACGCACAACGCCATGGTGGCATGGAAGATCGCCCCCGATCTGGTGGAACAGTGCGGCACGCAGGCCTCCCTGCACGACCATATCTCCCATGTCTACTACCGCCCCAGTTCCGCGCCCGACTGGCCGTATGAACTCTACACCATGATTCATGGCCGTAGCGAAGCCGAGTGTCTTGGCGTGGTGGAAGACCTCAAGCGCGATACCCTGCTGCGCGAGCATGCCGTGCTGCGCAGCCTCAAGGAACTGAAAAAAATTTCCATGACCTATTTTGCCTGA
- a CDS encoding cobalt-precorrin 5A hydrolase, with protein MRGSLLYFFHAAASAVSPLPRGTRHAAEGDPLHSPRRITALACYALSQSALPLAQRLADCLAVTPWGLPGQLQYPARPAQPSEHPAHGKPSGLSRVEIFAPSRFCPAGVTPFEKIGSLLAATYKNFAAHAFIGATGIAVRALAPLLAHKSTDAPVVVIDPAGQHVISLLSGHWGGANELASHVAHLLGATAVITTASDTAAPVTPGADDAQPRKAAPALDMLLRNAGLLPVDWNRLPAAQAAMIEGESLNLWDPCHAVPDHPQLQRLPAGEADATPPEHRGPLVAAHWRGLAPSPAILRVAVPRLVIGLGCRKNAPGDMVETATRKLLAAQGLEPLAVAALATVKEKLQEPALLALAERLGVPLHGFEAADLARCPTPNPSAAAGRRFSQPPFSVCEAAALLAAAQIFPAGAPRLLLPKTIEQGQLTLALAISDRIER; from the coding sequence ATGCGGGGTTCCCTTCTTTATTTTTTCCACGCAGCGGCATCCGCCGTATCCCCGTTGCCGCGCGGCACCAGACATGCCGCCGAGGGAGACCCCTTGCACAGTCCCCGCCGAATCACCGCACTTGCCTGCTATGCGCTCAGCCAGTCGGCCCTGCCTCTGGCGCAGCGTCTGGCGGATTGCCTTGCGGTCACCCCGTGGGGCCTGCCCGGTCAACTCCAGTATCCCGCACGTCCGGCCCAGCCATCAGAACACCCAGCCCACGGCAAGCCATCCGGTCTGTCCCGCGTGGAAATTTTCGCCCCATCACGGTTTTGCCCTGCGGGGGTTACACCCTTTGAAAAAATCGGCTCCCTGCTGGCGGCAACCTATAAAAATTTTGCGGCGCATGCCTTCATCGGTGCAACGGGCATAGCCGTGCGCGCGCTTGCCCCCTTGCTTGCGCACAAGAGTACCGATGCCCCTGTGGTCGTAATTGACCCTGCGGGGCAGCACGTCATAAGCCTGCTCTCCGGCCACTGGGGCGGAGCCAACGAGCTGGCCAGCCATGTGGCCCATCTGCTCGGCGCAACGGCGGTTATCACAACCGCTTCGGATACTGCCGCCCCGGTCACTCCCGGCGCAGACGACGCGCAGCCCCGCAAGGCCGCTCCTGCGCTGGATATGCTCCTGCGCAACGCGGGGCTGCTGCCCGTGGACTGGAACCGCCTGCCCGCAGCGCAGGCTGCCATGATTGAAGGAGAAAGCCTGAATCTTTGGGATCCCTGCCATGCCGTGCCGGATCATCCCCAGTTGCAGCGCCTGCCCGCAGGTGAGGCCGATGCCACGCCGCCAGAACACCGGGGCCCCCTGGTTGCGGCGCACTGGCGCGGGCTTGCACCGAGCCCCGCAATCTTGCGTGTGGCTGTTCCCCGGCTGGTGATAGGTCTGGGCTGCCGCAAAAACGCGCCCGGCGATATGGTGGAAACCGCCACGCGCAAGCTGCTGGCGGCCCAAGGGCTTGAGCCTCTGGCTGTGGCTGCGCTGGCGACCGTGAAAGAAAAATTACAGGAGCCCGCCCTGCTGGCCCTTGCCGAGCGGCTTGGCGTTCCCTTGCACGGCTTTGAAGCCGCCGACCTTGCGCGCTGCCCCACGCCCAATCCCTCTGCAGCGGCGGGCAGGCGCTTTAGCCAGCCGCCTTTCAGCGTGTGTGAAGCCGCAGCCCTGCTGGCGGCAGCGCAGATTTTTCCGGCGGGCGCGCCCCGTCTGCTCCTCCCCAAAACTATCGAGCAAGGCCAGTTGACTCTGGCCTTAGCCATCTCGGACAGGATTGAACGATGA